A region from the Paenibacillus humicola genome encodes:
- a CDS encoding GTP-binding protein has product MKGQTNLRNVGIFAHVDAGKTTTTEHMLYLSGLTRSLGSVDTGTAQTDWLDVERERGISVRAAVTRLTWKDTPINLVDTPGHVDFLSEVERSLRVMDGAVLVVSAVEGVQSQTEVIWQALRELGIPTILYVNKMDRIGADASALLGQLHRFLSPGAVPIEAPEGAEGAFVGAVSLLGGGEEPGSAGTPDALDELPEWAEPYRLRLMEAVAELDDELMMKYLDEGPLSARDMLPVLVRCARKGELFPVLFGASGKGIGVRALLDAIVRYLPSPGGSEEKPAAGVIFKIEKDPAMGRIAYVRLYEGVIQNRDTVVNVTRELQEKVTQIRRLQGQKTEDIGVLRAGDIAAVYGWNRARIGDIVGSPEGVPGEKRLAVPLLTVQAKWRNEAEYPAVVAAFQELADEDPLLDLQWLQEERELHLKVMGPIQIEVLTHLLRSRFGLEVEFGAPTVIYKETPASAGEGYVAYLAPKPCWAILRFRIEPGERGSGLRYESVANRERLLESYQNEVARRAPEALQQGLRGWEVTDLKVTLLEGEHHIWHTHPLDFVVATPMGIMNGLANVGTKLLEPILRFRLSVPEEFGGKLMNELVVMRGEFDTPVVRRERMELEGLLPVATSLDFPARLGSLTKGRGTLSTFFHGYRESPPDVTAERPRRGVNPLDEAKYILAVRNALTQ; this is encoded by the coding sequence ATGAAAGGGCAAACGAACCTGCGCAATGTCGGCATTTTCGCTCATGTCGATGCGGGCAAAACGACGACAACCGAACATATGCTCTACTTGAGCGGCCTGACCCGCTCGCTCGGCAGCGTCGACACCGGCACGGCGCAGACGGATTGGCTGGATGTCGAACGGGAGCGGGGCATTTCCGTCCGCGCGGCGGTAACCCGGCTGACGTGGAAGGATACGCCGATCAACCTGGTCGATACGCCGGGACATGTCGATTTCCTGTCCGAGGTGGAGCGCTCGCTGCGCGTCATGGACGGGGCGGTGCTCGTCGTGTCGGCCGTCGAGGGCGTGCAGTCGCAGACCGAGGTGATTTGGCAGGCGCTCCGGGAGCTCGGCATCCCGACCATCCTCTATGTGAATAAAATGGACCGGATCGGGGCGGACGCGAGCGCCTTGCTCGGGCAGCTTCACCGCTTCCTGTCGCCCGGAGCGGTTCCGATTGAGGCTCCGGAAGGCGCGGAAGGGGCGTTCGTTGGCGCGGTCAGTCTGCTGGGCGGCGGCGAAGAGCCGGGTTCAGCCGGAACGCCGGACGCGCTTGATGAGCTGCCCGAATGGGCGGAGCCGTACCGGCTGCGGCTGATGGAAGCCGTCGCGGAGCTTGACGACGAGCTGATGATGAAATATCTAGACGAAGGGCCGCTTTCGGCACGGGACATGCTGCCGGTGCTCGTCCGCTGCGCGCGCAAGGGCGAGCTGTTCCCGGTGCTGTTCGGGGCGTCGGGCAAAGGCATCGGCGTGCGCGCGCTGCTCGATGCGATCGTGCGTTATTTGCCGTCCCCCGGCGGCTCGGAGGAAAAGCCGGCAGCCGGCGTTATTTTCAAGATCGAGAAGGACCCGGCGATGGGCCGGATTGCTTATGTACGCCTGTACGAAGGCGTTATCCAAAACCGCGATACGGTCGTGAACGTCACGCGTGAGCTGCAGGAGAAAGTGACGCAAATCCGCCGCCTGCAGGGGCAGAAGACGGAGGACATCGGCGTGCTGCGGGCGGGCGACATCGCCGCCGTCTACGGCTGGAACCGCGCGCGCATCGGCGACATCGTCGGCTCGCCGGAGGGCGTGCCGGGCGAGAAGCGGCTTGCCGTGCCGCTGCTTACGGTGCAGGCGAAATGGCGCAATGAGGCGGAATATCCCGCCGTCGTCGCGGCGTTTCAGGAGCTGGCGGACGAGGATCCGCTGCTCGACCTGCAGTGGCTGCAGGAGGAACGGGAGCTGCACCTCAAGGTGATGGGGCCGATCCAGATCGAGGTGCTGACGCACCTGCTGAGGAGCCGGTTCGGCCTCGAGGTGGAATTCGGCGCGCCAACCGTTATTTATAAAGAGACGCCTGCGTCTGCAGGGGAAGGCTATGTCGCGTACCTGGCGCCGAAGCCGTGCTGGGCGATTTTGCGTTTTCGGATTGAGCCGGGCGAGCGGGGGAGCGGACTGCGCTACGAATCGGTTGCGAATCGCGAGCGGCTGCTCGAGAGCTACCAGAACGAGGTGGCGCGGCGCGCGCCGGAGGCGCTGCAGCAGGGCCTGCGCGGTTGGGAGGTGACCGATCTCAAGGTGACGCTGCTTGAAGGCGAGCATCATATCTGGCATACGCACCCGCTCGATTTTGTCGTGGCGACGCCGATGGGCATCATGAACGGGCTCGCTAACGTCGGCACGAAGCTGCTCGAGCCGATTTTGCGCTTCCGCTTGTCCGTTCCCGAGGAATTCGGCGGGAAGCTGATGAACGAGCTGGTCGTCATGCGCGGCGAGTTCGATACGCCGGTCGTCCGCCGGGAGCGGATGGAGCTCGAAGGGCTGCTGCCCGTCGCGACCTCGCTCGATTTTCCGGCACGGCTCGGTTCGCTGACGAAAGGGCGCGGCACGCTATCGACGTTTTTCCACGGCTACCGCGAAAGCCCGCCGGACGTAACCGCCGAGCGTCCCCGCCGAGGTGTGAATCCGCTGGACGAGGCGAAATACATTCTGGCCGTGCGCAATGCGCTCACGCAGTAG
- a CDS encoding class I SAM-dependent methyltransferase, protein MPDFEGKRVCVPSSGDNHAVYAFHLMGAQVTSCDISERQLENSSSIAQKHGWDIEFICADTMKLCQLDSDAYDFVYTSNGVHVWIFDLNAMYQSVHRILKGGGTYIMFDVHPFMRPFGTASAHALQVVKPYDAGGPFEATPTFHWRVQDMINAMMSSGLSIRHMEEMYAENGSFWEDQSSDDAAPLSEQELADRCNWKLNPLAALPQWLSVQAVK, encoded by the coding sequence ATGCCGGACTTTGAGGGAAAACGCGTTTGCGTCCCTTCAAGCGGCGACAATCATGCGGTTTACGCTTTTCACCTCATGGGGGCGCAAGTCACGTCATGCGATATTTCGGAAAGACAGCTGGAAAACAGTTCCAGCATCGCTCAAAAGCACGGCTGGGATATCGAATTTATTTGCGCAGACACCATGAAGCTCTGCCAATTGGACAGCGATGCCTACGATTTCGTCTATACGTCGAACGGCGTTCACGTATGGATCTTTGACCTCAATGCCATGTATCAGAGTGTTCATCGCATTCTGAAAGGCGGCGGGACGTATATCATGTTCGACGTTCATCCCTTCATGCGCCCGTTCGGAACGGCTTCCGCTCATGCTCTCCAAGTGGTCAAACCTTACGACGCCGGCGGTCCATTCGAAGCTACGCCCACCTTTCATTGGCGTGTGCAGGACATGATCAATGCGATGATGAGTTCGGGCCTGAGCATCCGGCATATGGAAGAGATGTACGCAGAGAACGGTTCATTCTGGGAGGATCAATCGTCGGATGACGCTGCGCCCCTGTCCGAGCAAGAGCTTGCGGATAGATGCAATTGGAAGCTCAACCCTCTTGCGGCTCTTCCGCAATGGTTGTCGGTGCAGGCGGTGAAATGA
- a CDS encoding GNAT family N-acetyltransferase, which produces MKKFTIRNMRQPDDFAAAAPLLNLIWSEPTTAERLKEDEDKIPPGRLEYNDEGKLTGWDRPKWVAENEHGQVVAYTTAWRAPWTEPGELFLTLVVHPEHRGGGIGSELYETVYRWAVEVKASKLTLFVRETDENAVAFAARRGYVKERHMFESVLDLGDFDGGELDRAIGGAERAGIRFITLAEEPGEESERKLYELYKVTAVDIPGYSGSYPWFEEWKKWTLELHGVRPEWIHIAKDGDRFVGVVTLQYNEQTRAMYHEYTSVLPEYRGRRIALALKMLGTRTARAGGVTYLRTHNDSMNGPMLHINRDLIGFRAEPGNFKMVHELARS; this is translated from the coding sequence ATGAAAAAATTTACGATTCGAAATATGAGGCAGCCCGACGATTTTGCGGCGGCTGCGCCGCTGCTTAATTTGATTTGGTCGGAGCCGACGACGGCTGAGCGGCTTAAAGAAGACGAAGACAAAATTCCTCCCGGCCGGCTGGAGTACAACGATGAGGGCAAGCTGACGGGATGGGACCGGCCCAAATGGGTGGCGGAAAACGAGCACGGGCAGGTTGTCGCTTATACCACCGCCTGGCGGGCTCCTTGGACGGAACCGGGGGAGCTTTTCCTTACGCTTGTCGTTCATCCGGAACATCGCGGGGGAGGAATCGGCAGCGAGTTATATGAAACGGTTTACCGATGGGCAGTCGAAGTCAAAGCTTCGAAGCTGACTCTTTTTGTTCGGGAAACGGACGAGAACGCGGTCGCGTTTGCGGCAAGGCGCGGTTACGTGAAGGAACGCCATATGTTTGAATCCGTTCTGGATTTGGGAGATTTCGATGGCGGCGAGCTGGACCGTGCGATCGGCGGCGCGGAACGGGCCGGCATCCGTTTCATCACGCTGGCGGAGGAGCCGGGCGAAGAGAGCGAGCGCAAGCTCTACGAGCTGTATAAAGTGACGGCCGTGGATATACCCGGTTATTCGGGGAGCTACCCCTGGTTTGAAGAATGGAAAAAGTGGACCCTTGAGCTGCACGGCGTCCGCCCGGAATGGATTCATATCGCGAAGGACGGCGACCGGTTCGTCGGTGTCGTCACGCTTCAATATAACGAACAGACGCGGGCAATGTACCATGAATATACGAGCGTGCTCCCCGAATATCGCGGGCGCCGCATTGCGCTCGCCCTGAAAATGCTCGGCACCCGGACGGCTCGGGCGGGCGGCGTAACTTATTTAAGAACACACAACGATTCGATGAACGGGCCGATGCTGCACATCAACCGCGATCTGATCGGCTTCCGCGCGGAGCCCGGCAATTTTAAGATGGTGCATGAGCTCGCCCGTTCTTGA
- a CDS encoding RNA polymerase sigma factor — MIEELYNLHKAELERFARSIAGNEKTAEDLLQETFLRAMTHWATLQRLADHSRRAWLFKVMRNLHLDLLRRDRHVVGLPEGHEPGSEVDYVSGLAAEELLQSLPAPLRELVRKRFLYGMNSRQIADSLGVPHATVRTRLHTAMRLLRKQVDQ; from the coding sequence ATGATCGAAGAGCTGTATAACCTGCACAAGGCGGAGCTGGAGCGGTTCGCGAGGTCGATCGCCGGGAATGAGAAGACCGCGGAGGACCTGCTCCAGGAAACGTTTCTGCGGGCCATGACCCACTGGGCCACGCTTCAGCGGCTGGCGGACCACAGCCGGCGGGCTTGGCTGTTCAAGGTCATGCGAAACCTTCATCTCGATCTGCTGCGAAGAGACCGGCACGTGGTCGGCCTGCCGGAAGGGCATGAGCCTGGGAGCGAGGTCGATTACGTATCGGGCCTTGCCGCGGAAGAGCTTTTGCAGAGTCTGCCCGCCCCGCTCCGGGAGCTTGTTCGAAAGCGCTTTCTCTATGGCATGAACAGCAGGCAGATCGCGGATTCGCTGGGCGTTCCTCACGCCACCGTGCGGACCCGGCTTCACACGGCCATGCGGCTGCTCAGAAAACAGGTTGACCAGTAA
- a CDS encoding class I SAM-dependent methyltransferase produces the protein MSQPLRVVIGAGGICNNPGWLHTEEDELGLLRRADWERTFAPGSIDAILAEHVWEHLTYDEGVRAAALCAEFLKPGGYIRCAVPDGNFPDEAYQKLVRIGGPGPADHPAATHQIVHTRKTLTAMFEAAGLEAELLEYCDEEGRFHAAEWDETEGFIYRSKRFDHRNRDGRLGFVSLIADARKPSR, from the coding sequence ATGAGTCAACCGCTCAGAGTGGTCATCGGAGCCGGCGGGATTTGCAACAATCCGGGGTGGCTGCACACGGAGGAAGATGAGCTCGGCCTGCTGCGAAGGGCCGATTGGGAGCGGACATTCGCGCCCGGCTCGATCGATGCGATCCTGGCCGAGCACGTATGGGAGCATCTGACTTATGACGAAGGCGTGAGGGCCGCAGCGTTGTGCGCCGAATTTTTAAAGCCGGGCGGGTATATCCGGTGCGCGGTGCCGGACGGAAATTTTCCGGACGAGGCGTATCAGAAGCTGGTGCGGATCGGCGGCCCGGGCCCGGCCGATCACCCCGCCGCAACGCATCAAATCGTGCATACGCGGAAAACGCTCACGGCCATGTTCGAGGCGGCCGGACTTGAGGCGGAGCTGCTTGAATATTGCGATGAAGAAGGCCGTTTTCACGCGGCCGAGTGGGATGAAACGGAAGGCTTCATCTACCGGTCCAAAAGGTTCGACCACCGCAACCGGGACGGCAGGCTCGGCTTCGTATCGCTCATCGCCGATGCCCGCAAGCCCTCCAGATAA
- a CDS encoding M3 family oligoendopeptidase produces the protein MKFSQMPYERPDVKQMEQQFKELIRSMNEAKTAEAQIEAMEGVNRLRNRFETLGQLVEIRHSIDTTDEFYKAEQDFMDENKPVVQEYVSDYYRALVHSPFRGELEARLGSQLFRLAEMSLKTFTPEIIEDLQQENKLISAYAQLMASAKIPFEGEERTLPQLTPFEQSTDRAMRRRASECRYRFMAEHEQELDRIFDELVKVRTAIARKLGYDNFVPLGYARMSRTDYDENMVNRFRSQVAEHIVPAATRLKERQRRRIGVDQLKFYDESFSFPSGNPKPKGDPDWIVAGGSEMYEAMSPETGAFFRFMTENELMDLVSKKGKQGGGYCTFLPDYRAPFIFSNFNGTSGDIDVLTHEVGHAFQVYESRQLGIPEYFFPTFEACEIHSMSMEFFAWPWMERFFKEDAEKYRFSHLSTALLGVAYISAVDEFQHFVYGNPEATPAERKSAWRSIERKYLPHRDYDGVDYLERGGLWQRQLHIFHYPFYYIDYALAQVCAFQYWDRMQKDYRSAWDSYLTLCRAGGSRSFLELVEYAGLTSPFESGCVESVVGGIEQWLDGVEDLKL, from the coding sequence ATGAAGTTCAGCCAGATGCCTTACGAACGGCCCGATGTGAAGCAAATGGAGCAGCAGTTCAAGGAGCTGATCCGGTCGATGAACGAGGCGAAAACCGCCGAGGCGCAGATCGAAGCCATGGAAGGCGTCAATCGGCTCCGGAACCGGTTCGAAACGCTGGGTCAGCTGGTGGAAATCCGCCATTCCATCGATACAACCGATGAGTTCTACAAAGCCGAGCAGGATTTCATGGACGAGAACAAGCCGGTCGTTCAGGAATATGTGAGCGATTATTACCGGGCGCTGGTCCATTCGCCCTTCCGCGGCGAACTGGAAGCCCGTCTGGGCAGCCAGCTGTTTCGTCTGGCCGAAATGTCATTAAAGACGTTCACCCCTGAAATCATCGAGGACTTGCAGCAGGAAAACAAGCTCATTTCGGCATACGCGCAGCTGATGGCATCGGCCAAAATACCGTTTGAAGGGGAAGAGCGGACACTGCCGCAGCTCACTCCCTTCGAACAGTCGACGGACCGGGCGATGAGACGGCGGGCTTCGGAATGCCGGTACCGGTTTATGGCCGAGCACGAGCAGGAGCTGGACCGGATTTTCGATGAGCTGGTCAAGGTTCGAACGGCTATCGCCCGGAAGCTGGGGTACGACAATTTCGTACCGCTCGGGTATGCCCGGATGAGCCGCACAGACTACGACGAGAACATGGTGAATCGTTTCCGCAGCCAAGTGGCGGAGCATATCGTCCCGGCGGCGACGCGGCTGAAAGAACGTCAGCGCCGGCGCATCGGCGTCGATCAATTGAAATTTTACGACGAAAGCTTCAGCTTTCCGTCGGGCAATCCGAAGCCGAAAGGCGATCCGGACTGGATCGTAGCAGGCGGCTCCGAAATGTACGAGGCCATGTCTCCGGAAACGGGAGCGTTTTTCCGCTTCATGACGGAGAACGAACTGATGGATCTGGTGAGCAAAAAAGGCAAGCAAGGGGGCGGCTACTGCACGTTCCTGCCCGATTACCGCGCGCCGTTCATCTTCTCGAATTTTAACGGAACTTCCGGCGACATCGACGTCTTGACGCATGAGGTCGGCCACGCTTTCCAGGTGTATGAAAGCCGGCAGCTCGGCATTCCGGAATATTTCTTCCCCACTTTCGAGGCGTGCGAAATTCATTCCATGAGCATGGAATTTTTCGCGTGGCCGTGGATGGAACGGTTTTTCAAGGAGGATGCGGAGAAATACCGCTTCAGCCATCTGTCGACCGCCCTGCTCGGCGTCGCGTACATATCGGCCGTGGATGAATTCCAGCATTTCGTCTACGGCAATCCGGAGGCGACGCCGGCTGAACGCAAGAGCGCTTGGCGAAGCATCGAACGAAAATACTTGCCGCACCGCGATTACGACGGGGTCGATTATTTGGAGCGGGGCGGTTTGTGGCAGCGTCAGCTTCATATTTTTCACTATCCGTTCTATTATATCGACTATGCGCTGGCGCAGGTGTGCGCCTTCCAATACTGGGACCGGATGCAGAAGGACTACCGCAGCGCTTGGGACAGCTATCTGACATTGTGCCGCGCCGGGGGCAGCCGCTCTTTCCTCGAGCTGGTCGAATATGCAGGGCTGACCTCGCCGTTCGAATCCGGCTGCGTCGAATCCGTCGTCGGCGGAATCGAGCAATGGCTGGACGGTGTGGAGGATCTGAAGCTGTGA
- a CDS encoding stalk domain-containing protein produces the protein MSKKKVIAAAAIAGLLGTTAAAEASGLIGKVSGLLRNDIAVTVDGASTSMKPVMINGQAYLPARSEAEALGYDVTYDAKDKALELHKRQEEAAEYMKMTGVIQSIEPAGNGTFRIELMGRGDARWMILTADKDTQLKDKDGKPIAAGSLKTGTQVIAEYGPMVAMSYPGQSHAAQIVSLGDELVKEDVLGSVKHTDDGWQIQFGETENGVFAPNLTLTAGKETTLLTSLAEDVKWEDLKAGTKVRAFYGPDLTKSIPPQGPLFYLVVLSDNGQPVPADEAEFRDLGWKTIPSEQKPHVTTKKDEAKVEVVDAKDSGVLASTDEQKQALQKLQEAGGKLVLVTYNTDQDTLLGPLTLAFDPDSKTLIGYMPRR, from the coding sequence ATGAGCAAAAAGAAAGTCATCGCAGCGGCGGCAATCGCCGGACTGCTCGGAACGACGGCGGCTGCCGAGGCTTCGGGCCTGATCGGCAAAGTGAGCGGTCTTCTGCGGAATGACATTGCGGTCACCGTCGACGGGGCAAGCACCTCGATGAAGCCCGTTATGATTAACGGCCAAGCCTATTTGCCGGCACGCAGCGAGGCGGAGGCGCTCGGTTACGATGTGACCTATGACGCCAAGGACAAAGCGCTCGAGCTGCACAAGCGCCAGGAAGAAGCGGCGGAATATATGAAGATGACGGGCGTCATTCAAAGCATTGAGCCGGCCGGGAACGGCACCTTCCGGATCGAACTGATGGGCAGGGGCGACGCCCGCTGGATGATCCTGACCGCGGACAAAGACACGCAGCTGAAGGATAAGGACGGCAAGCCGATAGCCGCCGGCAGCCTGAAGACGGGGACGCAAGTCATAGCCGAATACGGTCCGATGGTGGCGATGAGCTACCCGGGGCAATCTCATGCCGCCCAAATCGTGTCGCTCGGCGATGAGCTGGTCAAGGAAGATGTACTGGGGTCGGTCAAGCATACGGACGACGGCTGGCAGATCCAGTTCGGCGAGACGGAAAACGGCGTTTTCGCGCCGAACCTGACACTGACGGCCGGCAAGGAAACAACGCTGCTGACGTCGCTGGCGGAAGACGTGAAGTGGGAGGATCTGAAAGCCGGCACGAAAGTGCGCGCCTTCTACGGTCCGGACCTGACGAAGAGCATCCCGCCGCAGGGTCCGCTCTTTTACCTGGTCGTTCTGTCGGATAACGGGCAGCCTGTGCCGGCGGATGAAGCGGAATTCCGCGATTTGGGCTGGAAAACCATTCCCTCCGAGCAGAAGCCGCATGTGACGACGAAGAAGGACGAGGCGAAGGTGGAAGTCGTGGACGCCAAAGACTCCGGCGTGCTTGCATCCACCGACGAGCAGAAGCAGGCGCTGCAGAAGCTGCAGGAAGCCGGAGGGAAGCTCGTGCTCGTAACGTACAATACGGATCAGGACACGCTTCTCGGGCCCCTCACCCTGGCGTTCGATCCGGATTCGAAGACGCTGATTGGCTACATGCCGAGAAGATAA
- a CDS encoding S-layer homology domain-containing protein — MGNRKPLYRIRWAVGSVLAMLLVLTGCVSNAPILSEALSKGTEVTAYESKSLLTVDTNLPVQDEQTKRVLQTLKSGVIIMEQQKDLQHAHAEVTLKGPGPILETGLWPGTKAPALDLYLQGNDIFAKTSADNKFLGIHNDSAASPDEMSEQLKTLVEQLIKQNPLTLRHVDIVGSETVDLPDGSSEPATHVRISMDFKEMVDAVTVFLEKLSQTPDLDRQLTDILGETVPPEALEPGAGLNEELAKLVEELKTVNVEELKSTGWDVDLALDVWINADKRIDQFDAAVGVKIPASLVSEAGLSAPQGLTFVDFNVKLHRQTWNVNQTITYPVPPADQVITTEQLEEDPSLAAEFGEASVIGPIASMMTMPPEEPFADLSEEHWAYEPVSALRSTGIVTGYENNEFRPNQAVTRSEYIAMTVKALGLESDGKELEFADRSDIPAWSEAYWQAAVEAGIVKGYADGTLKPNRKVTRSEMTAIFVRGMQEPLQNDNPLSFKDSSRIPSWAVPYVKTAAAKGLIHGTPDNRFAPQQYASRAEVASLLYNFMFGEM, encoded by the coding sequence ATGGGGAATCGCAAGCCGCTTTATCGTATTCGATGGGCCGTGGGGAGTGTGCTGGCCATGCTGCTGGTGCTGACGGGCTGTGTATCGAATGCGCCGATTTTATCGGAAGCATTATCGAAGGGAACGGAGGTCACCGCTTACGAGTCGAAAAGCCTGCTGACCGTCGATACCAATTTGCCCGTTCAGGACGAGCAGACGAAACGGGTGCTGCAGACGCTGAAAAGCGGCGTCATCATCATGGAGCAGCAAAAGGATCTTCAACACGCGCATGCCGAGGTTACTTTGAAGGGCCCGGGCCCGATTCTGGAAACGGGACTGTGGCCGGGCACGAAGGCTCCTGCGCTGGATTTGTATCTACAAGGAAACGATATATTCGCGAAGACGTCGGCCGACAACAAGTTCCTCGGTATTCATAATGACTCGGCGGCGTCTCCGGACGAAATGTCGGAGCAGCTGAAAACGCTCGTGGAGCAGCTGATCAAGCAAAATCCGCTTACGCTCCGCCATGTCGATATTGTGGGCAGTGAAACGGTCGATCTGCCGGACGGCAGCAGCGAGCCGGCCACGCATGTCCGCATCAGCATGGATTTTAAAGAGATGGTGGACGCGGTAACGGTATTCCTGGAGAAGCTGAGTCAAACGCCCGATCTGGACCGGCAGCTGACGGACATCCTGGGCGAAACGGTTCCGCCCGAAGCGCTGGAGCCCGGTGCCGGCCTCAATGAGGAACTGGCGAAGCTGGTCGAAGAACTGAAGACGGTGAACGTCGAAGAGTTAAAATCGACCGGCTGGGACGTGGATTTGGCACTCGATGTCTGGATCAATGCCGATAAACGCATCGACCAATTCGATGCGGCGGTCGGCGTTAAGATTCCCGCAAGCCTGGTGTCGGAAGCGGGGCTGAGCGCTCCGCAAGGCCTGACATTCGTCGATTTCAATGTGAAGCTTCACCGCCAGACCTGGAACGTGAACCAAACGATTACCTATCCGGTTCCTCCGGCCGATCAGGTGATTACGACCGAGCAGCTGGAAGAGGATCCCTCGCTTGCGGCGGAATTCGGGGAAGCAAGCGTAATCGGTCCGATCGCGTCCATGATGACAATGCCGCCGGAAGAACCATTTGCGGATCTGTCCGAAGAACACTGGGCCTATGAGCCGGTCTCGGCATTGCGAAGCACCGGTATCGTGACCGGATACGAGAACAACGAGTTCCGGCCGAATCAAGCGGTTACGCGATCGGAATATATCGCGATGACGGTGAAAGCGTTAGGGCTGGAATCGGACGGCAAAGAGCTTGAGTTCGCGGATCGCAGCGACATTCCGGCGTGGTCGGAGGCATATTGGCAGGCGGCGGTCGAAGCCGGAATCGTCAAGGGCTATGCGGATGGCACGCTGAAGCCGAACCGGAAGGTAACGCGTTCGGAAATGACCGCGATTTTTGTGCGGGGCATGCAGGAGCCGCTGCAGAATGACAACCCGTTAAGCTTTAAAGACAGCAGCAGAATTCCGTCTTGGGCCGTTCCTTACGTCAAAACGGCAGCGGCCAAAGGACTTATTCACGGAACCCCGGATAACCGCTTTGCGCCGCAGCAATATGCGAGCCGGGCGGAAGTGGCGTCGCTCCTGTATAATTTCATGTTTGGGGAAATGTAA
- a CDS encoding YrdB family protein yields MKRSDESIKIVRAARFFLLELGSLASYGYWGFHAADGQLLRILLGIETPLVVTVFWGVVLSPKAKIPVKPPLRLILQLIVFTGASWALYAAGQSALAFVLLAVTILTMILTILLKTYQS; encoded by the coding sequence GTGAAGAGATCTGATGAGTCCATTAAAATCGTTCGTGCTGCTCGTTTTTTCTTGCTTGAATTAGGATCCTTGGCATCATACGGCTATTGGGGCTTTCATGCGGCAGACGGACAGCTTCTTCGTATCCTTCTGGGGATAGAAACGCCGCTTGTGGTCACCGTCTTTTGGGGCGTCGTTCTCTCTCCTAAAGCAAAAATACCCGTTAAACCCCCGCTCCGCCTGATTCTCCAGTTAATTGTCTTCACCGGGGCGTCATGGGCGCTATACGCAGCGGGACAATCGGCGCTTGCTTTTGTATTGCTTGCTGTAACGATTCTCACCATGATCCTTACTATCCTTTTAAAGACGTACCAGAGCTAG
- a CDS encoding helix-turn-helix domain-containing protein, which produces MEDQTEHIDERMKGLVRSIGSILRRTRKERGLSMEELAGRSGVSKLTLGKIERGETNPSLSVLWRIADGLSVPLSFLLQDEQPAEVSRSGEGVHFTDGPWRVEPMFGSSAGSRTETYRAFLQPHSFYEPEAHPAGTIETAAVMSGTVTITVAGTNHRLGLYDALRFRADAAHLYRNDTDRPAVLHLTIEYSEL; this is translated from the coding sequence ATGGAAGATCAGACGGAGCATATCGATGAGCGAATGAAGGGGCTTGTGCGCAGCATCGGCTCGATTTTGCGCCGGACGCGCAAGGAGCGGGGGCTCAGCATGGAAGAGCTTGCGGGCCGGAGCGGCGTAAGCAAGCTGACGCTCGGCAAAATCGAGAGGGGCGAGACGAATCCGAGCCTGTCCGTCCTGTGGCGGATAGCGGACGGGCTGTCCGTGCCGCTGTCCTTCCTGCTGCAGGACGAGCAGCCGGCGGAAGTGTCGCGGAGCGGCGAAGGGGTTCATTTCACGGACGGCCCTTGGCGGGTGGAGCCGATGTTCGGCAGCTCTGCGGGATCGAGGACGGAGACGTACAGGGCTTTTTTGCAGCCGCACAGCTTCTACGAGCCGGAGGCTCATCCCGCCGGAACGATCGAGACGGCCGCCGTCATGTCGGGAACGGTAACCATTACCGTTGCGGGTACGAACCATAGGCTCGGACTGTACGACGCGCTCCGTTTCCGCGCCGATGCCGCTCACCTGTACCGGAACGATACGGACCGGCCGGCCGTGCTGCATTTGACAATCGAATATTCAGAGCTCTGA